A single window of Metallosphaera hakonensis JCM 8857 = DSM 7519 DNA harbors:
- a CDS encoding antitoxin VapB family protein — translation MYISCMKTIMIRDDVYKKLLEIKGDKSFSQTIEELIDESLSIRKRKIEKYFGVLNEAEAEELSKEIKEMRKRNDEDLTRELSGN, via the coding sequence ATGTATATATCATGTATGAAAACCATAATGATAAGGGACGACGTGTACAAGAAATTGCTTGAGATAAAGGGAGACAAAAGCTTCAGCCAGACCATTGAAGAACTGATAGATGAGTCGTTGAGCATAAGAAAGAGAAAAATTGAAAAATACTTTGGGGTTCTAAATGAGGCTGAGGCTGAGGAACTGAGTAAAGAAATTAAGGAAATGAGGAAGAGGAACGATGAGGATCTTACTAGAGAGCTCAGCGGTAATTGA
- a CDS encoding type II toxin-antitoxin system VapC family toxin, protein MRILLESSAVIEYLKGNRKVKEVMDNAEDFYISSLSVYEILLGKVNENKIFNFLSAFKILNVNMKDSIIASRIYKRLRDKGKLIGSFDILMGAQAINRDMTLVTKDTDFLRIKEEHENFKLLMLS, encoded by the coding sequence ATGAGGATCTTACTAGAGAGCTCAGCGGTAATTGAATATTTAAAGGGAAATAGAAAGGTGAAAGAAGTTATGGATAATGCCGAAGATTTTTACATTAGCTCATTAAGTGTTTATGAAATATTACTGGGTAAAGTTAATGAAAATAAAATATTTAATTTTCTATCTGCGTTCAAGATTTTGAATGTTAACATGAAAGACTCCATAATAGCGTCGAGAATTTATAAACGATTGAGAGATAAAGGTAAGTTAATAGGATCTTTCGATATATTAATGGGAGCTCAAGCTATCAATAGAGATATGACCCTTGTTACTAAGGATACAGATTTTCTAAGGATAAAAGAAGAACATGAAAATTTTAAGTTATTGATGCTTTCATAA
- a CDS encoding MFS transporter has translation MNGKITLLTPYWFLLFTIGFGWFLIAPLVPDVISTFHASLNQAILLISIYGYAVVIVGLIAGFISAKFSVRLSLYVSAVLTLIGFLGRIFSTTYLDLLLFQTISAIGYPMAIAPVGGVVESVMQGRSHTLIGVSVGILFGGMSAGSLLGPYFSGLNSAFLASFILSIVSLVLVFSLVRKYTNVQVQRSLRGSFAPRMILNWYVGLAVASLSVGLGGIASEMLGLHHVPNAEFVGGEASSLTFIGSAVGAIVLPTLFENLNRVKLGLIVNGFMTLVSAVIIAYTLVNPISVDLILASYFLYGFFGNSLWSMSLASLNKFVSDPSRSGLATSMFSVVSNLGVALIPGYLGGLFVQGEPGIIFVGTVEAVAFILSFFL, from the coding sequence ATGAACGGTAAAATAACTCTCCTTACGCCTTATTGGTTCCTCCTGTTCACCATAGGGTTCGGTTGGTTTTTGATTGCCCCATTGGTGCCCGACGTAATATCAACTTTTCACGCGTCCCTAAATCAAGCCATACTGCTCATATCCATTTACGGTTACGCTGTGGTAATCGTAGGCCTAATTGCAGGGTTCATATCCGCCAAGTTCTCCGTGAGACTATCTCTTTACGTTTCCGCGGTCCTTACTCTAATCGGTTTCCTGGGAAGGATATTTTCAACGACTTACCTCGATCTACTTCTCTTTCAAACGATCTCAGCCATAGGTTATCCCATGGCCATAGCTCCAGTTGGAGGAGTAGTGGAAAGCGTTATGCAGGGTAGATCCCACACCTTGATTGGGGTCAGCGTGGGGATACTCTTCGGGGGGATGTCAGCTGGATCCCTCCTGGGTCCCTATTTCTCTGGGCTGAACTCAGCGTTTTTGGCTTCCTTTATCCTCTCGATTGTCTCCCTGGTCTTGGTTTTCTCCCTTGTTAGGAAGTACACTAACGTCCAGGTCCAGAGATCCTTGAGGGGAAGCTTCGCTCCCAGGATGATATTGAACTGGTATGTGGGGCTGGCTGTGGCGTCGCTATCTGTGGGACTTGGAGGAATAGCTTCAGAGATGCTGGGCCTTCATCACGTTCCCAACGCGGAGTTCGTGGGGGGAGAGGCCAGCAGTTTAACTTTCATAGGATCTGCGGTGGGAGCAATAGTCCTCCCCACCTTGTTTGAGAATCTCAACCGAGTTAAGTTGGGATTGATCGTGAACGGATTCATGACCCTGGTTTCAGCCGTGATTATTGCGTACACTCTGGTTAATCCCATTAGTGTAGATTTGATCCTGGCCTCATACTTCCTCTACGGCTTCTTCGGTAACTCCCTATGGTCAATGTCCTTGGCCTCCCTCAATAAGTTCGTAAGTGATCCCTCAAGATCTGGGCTGGCCACTTCAATGTTCAGCGTGGTCTCAAACCTGGGAGTCGCCCTAATCCCAGGATATTTGGGAGGTCTTTTCGTCCAGGGAGAGCCGGGGATAATTTTCGTGGGGACAGTGGAGGCGGTGGCTTTCATCCTCTCATTCTTTCTCTAG
- a CDS encoding DUF1028 domain-containing protein, producing MTFSIVIFDPNQEAWGVGVASKYLAAGAVVPWAKPGVGAIATQAFANTRYGPEGLSLLEKYDAKEVVMRLVEADSNREVRQLGVVDSKGNAYAFTGKKCHEYAGHIIGNNYSVQGNILAGEEVLEAMAKVAESRGPIQRKILDALRVGESKGGDRRGRQSAAILIVKESDAETGPMAVGRYVDLRVDDHENPLQRLGELLDLWESTFMRDELVEVKRFESEIRDALVRLGFKDLRSWVEINNFESNFTGDKIGIGALEKLLGRKIDLEKE from the coding sequence ATGACTTTCTCCATTGTCATATTCGATCCGAACCAGGAAGCGTGGGGAGTAGGAGTAGCGAGCAAATATCTTGCAGCGGGTGCCGTGGTCCCATGGGCTAAACCTGGAGTGGGAGCGATCGCAACCCAAGCTTTCGCTAACACCAGGTATGGGCCTGAGGGACTTTCCCTCCTTGAGAAATACGATGCCAAGGAAGTCGTGATGAGACTCGTTGAGGCCGACTCAAATAGGGAAGTGAGACAGCTTGGAGTTGTGGACTCTAAGGGTAACGCCTACGCCTTCACGGGAAAGAAGTGCCATGAATATGCGGGCCATATCATTGGGAACAACTACTCGGTCCAAGGGAATATTCTCGCGGGAGAGGAAGTACTTGAGGCCATGGCTAAGGTAGCGGAGTCCAGGGGACCAATTCAGAGGAAAATCCTTGATGCCTTGAGGGTCGGAGAGAGTAAGGGGGGAGATAGAAGAGGTAGACAGAGCGCTGCCATACTAATCGTAAAGGAGTCCGACGCTGAAACCGGGCCCATGGCTGTGGGAAGATACGTTGACTTAAGGGTTGACGATCACGAGAATCCTCTGCAAAGGTTGGGAGAGCTTCTCGATCTCTGGGAATCAACGTTCATGAGGGATGAATTAGTAGAAGTCAAGAGATTTGAGAGCGAAATAAGAGATGCCTTAGTACGGCTAGGGTTCAAGGATCTAAGATCGTGGGTCGAAATCAATAACTTTGAAAGTAATTTCACGGGGGACAAAATAGGGATCGGAGCCCTGGAGAAGTTACTGGGTCGAAAAATAGATCTAGAGAAAGAATGA
- the proC gene encoding pyrroline-5-carboxylate reductase: MEVLSVLGTGTIGSNVVRAGLALGYRVIATGRSEKTLLKAKEIGAVALRDNASAVSQADLIVISVKPQHFTELIKSIPRTFWKGKTVVSVMAGVRLDTLSEAIRDANLFRAMPNVNAVVNMSATALSGSSAGKDVVEALFRQLGVVYWITEDLMDVWTALVGSGPAFISEIVDGLILGAVASGMPRDIAHSAVLDMLRGTVENLKAHRGHPIEVRDYVTTPAGTTIRGLKAMEERGVKAALIETIEGSSKRASELGKIVDEKIRRELLDAER, encoded by the coding sequence ATGGAAGTCCTGAGCGTTTTAGGGACGGGGACCATAGGATCCAACGTAGTGAGGGCGGGTTTAGCCTTAGGCTACAGAGTTATTGCCACGGGGAGATCAGAGAAGACCTTGCTGAAGGCTAAGGAGATCGGAGCCGTAGCTCTCCGTGATAACGCGTCTGCGGTGTCCCAGGCCGACCTGATAGTCATAAGCGTTAAACCTCAGCACTTTACCGAACTCATTAAGTCAATACCTCGAACCTTCTGGAAGGGAAAGACCGTGGTCTCGGTGATGGCGGGAGTCAGACTTGATACCTTAAGTGAGGCCATAAGGGACGCCAATCTGTTCAGGGCAATGCCTAACGTTAACGCGGTGGTGAACATGTCAGCTACCGCCCTCTCTGGATCTTCCGCAGGAAAGGACGTGGTTGAGGCATTATTTAGACAACTGGGAGTTGTATACTGGATCACTGAAGACCTAATGGACGTATGGACGGCACTGGTTGGAAGCGGACCTGCCTTCATCTCCGAAATTGTGGATGGATTGATTTTGGGAGCTGTTGCGTCCGGCATGCCGAGGGATATAGCTCACTCAGCGGTCCTTGACATGCTGAGGGGAACGGTCGAGAATTTGAAGGCCCATAGGGGACACCCCATAGAGGTCAGGGATTACGTTACGACACCTGCCGGGACAACCATCAGGGGACTGAAGGCCATGGAGGAGAGGGGAGTTAAGGCAGCATTAATCGAGACCATTGAGGGTTCAAGCAAGAGGGCCTCTGAGCTCGGGAAGATCGTGGACGAGAAGATCAGGAGGGAGTTGTTGGACGCCGAGAGATAA